The nucleotide sequence AAAGGGAAAGCGGATAAATTGGAATCAAGGACAGAAGTATGCATTTTTATTGGATATCCAAAAGGAACAAAAGGCGGTTTCTTTTATTGTCCCAAAGAAAAGAAGGTAATTGTTACGACAAATGCCAGATTTTTAGAAGAGGACTATCTAACGAACCatattcctagaagtaaactagttttacaggaattaaACGATGGAGTAACTAAAGACACATCTCTAGAACGTATCCCAGAAGCTAGTATTGACATACCACTGTATTATCGTAGTGGGAGAAATGTCAATAGGCAGCAGATTGCACAAGAGCAATTACCTGACATCTCACTACCCCAAAGTAGTGGGAGTAATGTTGAGCAACCTCAGATTGTTGAGCAATCTCAGATTGTTGAACAACCTGGAATTGTTATGCAACCTGCACTCCAGGAAGAAGTTAATGATATCCCAGCACCACAAGGTATGAAGGATAACATTGAGGCTTCagttccaagaattgatgatgtGATTCAACAACAAAATCAGCCTCCACCTGTAGTGACTAGTCGTAGTGGGAGAATTATTAGAAAACCTCTCCGGTTTGCACTCTTGGGAGAATCTTATGATAGAATCCCTGAAGAGCCTAATACAGAATCTACTAATTACGACGAAGCACTACATGATGCAGATGCTGATAAATGGGTTGATGCTATGAAATCTGAAATGGATTCCATGTACTCTAATCAAGTATGGGATCTTGTAGAACCACCTACTAGAGTCAAACCCATAGGTTGTAGATGGATCTATAAGAAAAAAAGAGGAGTGGATTGAAAAGTGCAAACTTTTAAAACTAGGCTTGTTGCAAAAGGGTTTACTCAAAAAGAAGGAATCGATTATGAGGAAACTTTTTCGCCGGTAGCCATGCTTAAATCCATTAGGATTCTCTTATCCATTGCTGCTCATTACGATTATGAGATATGGAAAATGGATGTCAAGACCGCTTTTCTAAACGGAAGTCTTGATGAGTGCATCTATATGGCAAAATCAGTTGGTTTCATAAAAAGTGACAATGAGCACATGTTGTGTAAATTAAAGAAATCCAtttatggattgaaacaagcttCTAGGGCATGGAACACTTGTTTTGACACATCGATTAAGACATTCGGTTTTGATCAATGTGAAAATGAGTCTTGTGTCTATAAGAAGTGGAATGAAGATAAAATTACATTTTTGATTTTGTACGTAGATGATATTTTGCTCATaggaaataatgtgagcatgttAATTTCAGTAAAGGAATGGTTGTCCTCACGtttcgatatgaaagacttgggacaGGCAGCACATATCCTTGGGGTCAAGCTTTTGCGAGATCGCAAGCAAAGGATATTAGGCTTGTCCCAAGCACTTTATATTGATACTATTCTCACCAGGTTTAGCATGCAAGATTCCAAGAAAGGGTTTCTCCCCTTTAGACATGGAATCTCTCTATCAAAAGATCAGTCCCCAAAAACGATTGATGAGATAGAAAAGATGAAGGCGGCCCCTTATGCTTCTGTTGTAGGGAGTCTTATGTATGATATgctatgtactagacctgatatctaCTTTGTTGTTGGCATGGTTAGTAGATTTCAGTCTAACCCTGGTCGAGAACACTGGACTGCTATTAAGCATATAATCAAGTACTTGAAGAGGACTAGGGATTATATGTTGGTGTATCACTCAGGTGATCTTGCACCCATTGGCTATACTGATTCTGATTTCCAGTCAGATAGAGACTCTAGAAAATCTACCTCAGGATAAGATTTTACCTTAAGAGGTGGAGCCATGAGTTGGAGGAGAATCAAGCAATCATGTGTTGCTGATTCCACCATGGAAGC is from Nicotiana tabacum cultivar K326 chromosome 18, ASM71507v2, whole genome shotgun sequence and encodes:
- the LOC142172762 gene encoding uncharacterized protein LOC142172762 — translated: MDSCYLEGYKFVITEECPEKPKNATDDQVKACDKWIKADEMAQCYILAYMANVLQYQYQSIGSAYDMLESLKEVFGEQNRAAKKTAMKALLNTKMAKGSSVRDHVLKLMSLLNELEVLGVVIDKESQVEMVLQTLPDSFQQFRLKYNMNKMDLSLAKLLNELQAAESIIKQQAPVVALNVEKASVSKSKGNKKKKKAQKVLAPGGAAGVKKPKGKWYHCKQPGHNKNQCPAYLAKLNKQGNSNLNVVETCLAAVSTIFWCVDSGASNHICTTLRGFQETWRLSENEVCAFQANGELAPALALGDIRVSFSSDKVLVLKDVLYVPSIRRNLISISKIMDDGYNVYFSNNSAVIKFNKRFIYTAARELNDGVTKDTSLERIPEASIDIPLYYRSGRNVNRQQIAQEQLPDISLPQSSGSNVEQPQIVEQSQIVEQPGIVMQPALQEEVNDIPAPQGMKDNIEASVPRIDDVIQQQNQPPPVVTSRSGRIIRKPLRFALLGESYDRIPEEPNTESTNYDEALHDADADKWVDAMKSEMDSMLVAKGFTQKEGIDYEETFSPVAMLKSIRILLSIAAHYDYEIWKMDVKTAFLNGSLDECIYMAKSVGFIKSDNEHMLCKLKKSIYGLKQASRAWNTCFDTSIKTFGFDQCENESCVYKKWNEDKITFLILYVDDILLIGNNVSMLISVKEWLSSRFDMKDLGQAAHILGVKLLRDRKQRILGLSQALYIDTILTRFSMQDSKKGFLPFRHGISLSKDQSPKTIDEIEKMKAAPYASVVGSLMYDMLCTRPDIYFVVGMVSRFQSNPGREHWTAIKHIIKYLKRTRDYMLVYHSGDLAPIGYTDSDFQSDRDSRKSTSG